A stretch of Vibrio sp. B1FLJ16 DNA encodes these proteins:
- the pcp gene encoding pyroglutamyl-peptidase I has product MKKVLMTGFEPFGGDVINPALEAIKRLEGKAIEGGVIVTCHVPVTRFDSINTVIEAIEKHQPDCVITVGQAAGRAAITAERVAINVDDFRIPDNAGHQPIDEPVVAEGPDAYFSTLPIKRAVQTLQEQGIPSLVSNSAGTFVCNHLFYGIQHHLKSTPVRHGFVHIPLLPEQDPSGNQPTMSLDTIVEGLKLIAEVSLNYDSDIVMAGGQIC; this is encoded by the coding sequence ATGAAAAAAGTTCTGATGACCGGTTTTGAACCTTTTGGCGGAGATGTTATTAATCCTGCTTTGGAAGCCATCAAGAGGCTAGAAGGGAAAGCGATTGAAGGCGGCGTTATTGTCACTTGTCATGTTCCAGTCACTCGTTTTGACTCGATTAACACAGTAATAGAAGCCATAGAGAAGCATCAGCCTGATTGCGTGATAACGGTAGGGCAAGCAGCAGGTCGTGCCGCTATCACTGCTGAGCGCGTTGCCATAAACGTTGATGATTTTCGAATTCCTGATAACGCTGGACACCAACCGATAGATGAACCAGTCGTTGCAGAAGGGCCGGATGCCTATTTTTCGACTTTGCCTATAAAGCGAGCGGTACAAACACTGCAAGAGCAAGGGATACCATCACTGGTTTCCAATAGTGCAGGAACCTTTGTTTGTAATCATCTGTTCTACGGGATTCAGCATCACCTTAAAAGTACCCCAGTTCGTCATGGGTTTGTACACATACCTTTGTTACCAGAGCAAGACCCGTCAGGGAATCAGCCGACGATGTCGCTAGATACCATTGTTGAGGGCTTAAAGTTAATAGCGGAAGTCTCCCTCAACTATGACAGTGATATTGTTATGGCTGGTGGACAAATTTGCTAA